A window from Candidatus Acidiferrales bacterium encodes these proteins:
- a CDS encoding transcriptional regulator, whose amino-acid sequence MAKQSGLALERQSKMGGATREPRLNRGEMRAVRGLGGTRGPRELDRLIHERTRLGIVSALAVNECLAFNDLKRLLETTDGNLSVHARKLEEAQYIACQKSFRGRVPRTEYRLTAGGRRALERYLDHMEALIRTAREG is encoded by the coding sequence GTGGCTAAACAGAGCGGTTTGGCGCTGGAACGTCAGTCGAAAATGGGCGGCGCGACGCGCGAGCCCCGATTGAATCGTGGCGAGATGCGCGCCGTGCGCGGCCTCGGGGGAACGAGGGGCCCCAGGGAACTCGACCGGCTCATTCACGAGCGCACGCGGCTCGGGATCGTGAGCGCGCTTGCCGTCAACGAGTGCTTGGCCTTCAACGATCTGAAGAGATTGCTCGAAACAACCGATGGCAATCTGAGCGTGCACGCGCGCAAGCTCGAGGAAGCGCAGTACATCGCCTGCCAGAAGTCCTTTCGGGGCCGCGTTCCGAGGACCGAGTACCGCTTGACGGCAGGCGGACGCCGGGCGCTCGAACGCTATCTCGATCACATGGAGGCCCTCATTCGCACAGCGCGGGAAGGGTAG